The Dyadobacter sp. 676 DNA window GCTTGTAGTATAGAAATGTGGTTGAAAATTTTCAACTTGCGGTTATATCAACACACTATATAATATGCATTACGAATTCATATCCTCCCTGAGGTGAAGTCCTGTCAGTTGAAGATCAGACCAGGATTCTGTTTCAACAACAGCTTAAAATCGTAAAAATACCGAAAGGGCGGGTGCTGCTCTCGGACGGTGAAGTGTGTGACAAGCTCTGGTATTTGCAATCGGGGCTGGTGCGCGGTTATCATCTCGTAGCGGATGGCGAGGGCAATTTCCGCGACGTTACCGACTGGTTTGCCAGCGAACATGATTTTTTCCACGCTGCCGACAGCTTCGTGAAACAGCTCCCTTCCCGCGAATGCATCGAAACACTGGAACCTTCCGTGCTCATTTACATCACCAGAGCAGATCTTTACCAGCTTTACGCCGATCGTCCCGAAGCCTGTTGCATTGGTCGAATTACCTATCCTCCCGGCTGGACGCTTTCGGGAAGCGGGAATATCGTTACCCTTACGCCGAATGCCGGTTCTGGTGGTGTTATTAAAGTCACAACTTCGAGAAATGATGTGCCTGGCCTGACAACATCTTCACAGTTAATTATCACAAGACCTGTTCCGACTAAACCCGTCATTAATTCGCCTGACTTTTTACTTTGTAATCCCCAGACAATCACAGCAACGGCCAGCAATGCGACAAGCTATAATTGGGTAACTACTGGTGGCATCACCGCCAATTCACCCGGAAACACCAATTCTGCGCAGATAACCGGCGTTTCTGACGGCACCGTGAAAGTATCGGCCACCTCGTCGGTTTGCGGGGTTACATCAGCATTCAGCAATCCCATCAACGTCAAAAGAAGTGCCCCAGCACCCGCTGCTTTATCGGTTACGGGAAACGGCGGAGGGACACCGGATTTCATGTGCAATGGGGCGGGCGTAATGCTCAGCGCTTACACCAGTGAACCGGGAACGACCTTCGGTGCCTGAACGACTTCCAATCCGGCTAATAGTTTTTTGAATTACAGCGGCGGATCGGCCTACTTCAATTCCTACATTAATAATTGTTATGGAATCGATATAACAGTGAGCAACTGTTTCGGGTCGGTGCAGAAAGGGATTACAATTTGTGTCGACAATTGCGCAAAAGGAACACCTATTTACAAGATATTTCCCAATCCGGCGAAAGATCAGGTGAAGATTCAATTTGAAGACGTTCACGCGATAGAGCAGCTACCACAAATCGTCAGATTGTTTAGCGAAGCGGGTGCGAAGGAGGTTAGGGAAATCCAGGCAACCGAACAATATGCAACAGCCACTTTTGAGCAAGACAGGGCCATCACAGTGCCAGTTAGCGACCTGCCGAGGGGAACTTACTATTTAATGCTCGTCAATCGCGACGGCTCGTCGGAAAATGTACGGCTCGTTTTAGAATAGATCAGGCATCTGCCGAAAATTATAATACCCTTCGTTCCTCATTTGTTCAGCTTACCCTCGCTATTTTTATCGGTTCAAATTCTATGATTTAGATGGCATGGAGACGTCCTTTCTTGAAGCTGCATGCGAGAGTGTGAAGTACGACAAAAAATACCATCAGGAAAATTAGTGGTTAATCATCAATGACAGTACCGGCATGCTGGTCGTTTTGGAAAGAGATACAGGGCGTGGAGTTACCACCCGCCTTATGATTAGCAACGTAATGAAAATCTCCGTACAAAAAAAGAGCTTGATACCATCAGATACATTTACCGCCCTAAATTCAATTAGGATGGATTGATTGTCGGCTGCCGGATACTTTGCCCGGCATCCGAAAGTCTCACTTACTCACCTTATACCGCGCCCTCCCGTAATATTTCAAAGTCGAAATCTTCAACTGCTTGTCCTTCAAAGCAATCAGCTTGTACTCCTTAAATTCCCCTTGCTTGTCCAGAAATCCGACGATACAGGATTCCTTCTGAGGGCCTTTGCGGATTTCCACTTTGGGCATGATACCGAAATTAGGGATAGTCAGCGTGTCTTCCGCCTCCTGCACCATGTATTCGATCTTCATCAGGAATTTGAAGGTCTGTTTTGTTTCATACACATCCACGGCCAGGCGCCAGTCGTTGAGCTCGTCCTCGACCTTTTCGCTGTAACTGGCGACAGGGCTTTTTTCGACTTTTTCCCGGGTGAGCGGGATGGTGTCGTTGATGGCTTTGATCGGTTCGTCGCTGTTTGTTGCGGCGGTTTCGTCGTTCTTTTTAGGTTTATTGCAGCACAATACTGCTAAAAGGAGTAAAAAGCTGTAACGCTTCATAGAAAATCGTCGAGGTTTGTTGATAGGGCTACCTGTTTGCAATATACCTTTGTTATTTGCATTAAAAGAAATATTTTACTCAATCCATTATAAACAAATCGTTACTAATCCCGCCTTTTGCCCCTGTAACCCGATATGGCTTTAAATTATATTTTCGTCGCTTTTTTTGTCATCGCTTTCGTGATCGCCCTGCTGCAATTTATCCTCACAGGCGATGTGCTGACGTTCAAAGCCATTACGGAGGGAATGCTGGAAATGGCCAAAGTGGCGGTAATGGACATCGCATTGCCGCTCACGGGCGTTATGGCGTTCTTTTTAGGCATTTTAAATGTGGGCGAAAAAGCCGGCATTATCCACGTAATCGCACGTTTTATCGGCCCGTTTTTCAATAAACTCTTTCCCGAAGTCCCCAGGGATCATCCAGCAAACGGTCAGATGATCATGAACTTCTCAGCCAATTTCCTGGGCCTCGACAATGCGGCGACGCCTTTCGGCTTAAAGGCCATGCAAAGCCTGCAAGAGCTGAACCCCAGCAAGGATACTGCGTCCAACGCGCAGATCATGTTCCTGGTATTGCATACGTCGGGCCTTCAGATCATACCGTTATCGATCATTGCGCAGCGTGCGATCCTGGGCGCCGAAAGCCCGTCCGATGTGTTCATACCATGCGTGGTCGGGACTTACGTAACAACGGTCGTGAGTATGATCATCACGGCTATCTGGCAGAAAATCAATTTGTTTAACAGAACGGTCATGCTCGGCCTTGGAAGCGTTACGGCGATGATCGCGCTGATTTTGTGGTACTTGTCCGGTTTGCCGAAAGAGCAGATAGAGACAATTTCGATTCTGGCCGGTAATTCGGTGCTGCTGTTTGTGATAGCGGCATTTCTGGCTTGGGGAATGTATAAAAAAGTAAATGTGTTCGAAGCGTTCATCGAGGGCGCAAAAGGCGGTTTTACAACTTCGGTGACCATTATCCCTTACCTCGTAGGATTGCTCGTGGCGATCAGCGCCTTCAGAAGCTGTGGCGCTATGGATTACCTGATCGACGGTTTGAAATGGCTTTTCGCGGCAACGGGCGTCAACACCGATTTCACCGACGCGCTTCCGGTGGCTTTGATGAAACCGTTGAGCGGCAGCGGCGCGCGTGCGCTCATGATCGACGCGATGAAGGAATTCGGCCCGGATTCTTTTATCGGCCGGCTTGTTTGCATTTTCCAGGGATCGGCGGATACGACCCTGTATATCGTCGCGCTCTACTTCGGATCGGTAGGCATCAAAAACACGCGGTACGCCATCGTGGCGGGACTGATCGCCGATTTTATAGGCGTGATTGCCGGAATCTGGCTCGGTTACCTGTTTTTCCACTGATTTGAAAGGTGTCCGCCGGAAATCGCCCTTTACCACGGAAATGCAACCGTCCGTACCAAATGGATGGTCGCATTTT harbors:
- a CDS encoding T9SS type A sorting domain-containing protein → MSNCFGSVQKGITICVDNCAKGTPIYKIFPNPAKDQVKIQFEDVHAIEQLPQIVRLFSEAGAKEVREIQATEQYATATFEQDRAITVPVSDLPRGTYYLMLVNRDGSSENVRLVLE
- a CDS encoding nucleoside recognition domain-containing protein, producing MALNYIFVAFFVIAFVIALLQFILTGDVLTFKAITEGMLEMAKVAVMDIALPLTGVMAFFLGILNVGEKAGIIHVIARFIGPFFNKLFPEVPRDHPANGQMIMNFSANFLGLDNAATPFGLKAMQSLQELNPSKDTASNAQIMFLVLHTSGLQIIPLSIIAQRAILGAESPSDVFIPCVVGTYVTTVVSMIITAIWQKINLFNRTVMLGLGSVTAMIALILWYLSGLPKEQIETISILAGNSVLLFVIAAFLAWGMYKKVNVFEAFIEGAKGGFTTSVTIIPYLVGLLVAISAFRSCGAMDYLIDGLKWLFAATGVNTDFTDALPVALMKPLSGSGARALMIDAMKEFGPDSFIGRLVCIFQGSADTTLYIVALYFGSVGIKNTRYAIVAGLIADFIGVIAGIWLGYLFFH